A single window of Undibacterium sp. 5I1 DNA harbors:
- a CDS encoding CHASE domain-containing protein has translation MQVAVKRMSDGLRSSLLLQILCLTLVYAILGRLSLLLAIPPGYAVAIYPPAGIALGIILTRGYRLLPGVALGSLIVNLLIAWEPAHKITSNNLLLATVLASGACMQAFLSSYLVQKQLNKQLQKHTKKPIQFSNELALDTDQDIFTFFIMGAVLGCLVSASWGVIALYGFGIISLSDISSHWLTWWIGDTLGVLITTPLILILFARPREIWQFRRYGVMLPLVICLITVIIAFVFIRNREDQKQRLEFRLEAERISQKLQNNLNAHADAVKDLERLYSASEKVSRTEFHIFTEHPLTTLKEITDLLWVPRVLRADKTKFEESVLREGFISFQITEKNSNGKTVPAEDREDYFPITYIEPFENGKRVFGFDMGSTAIRRNAIEEARDSGKLAVTDPLVLLSGDDKYFSVLLYAPIYARGKSVTNIQERRDAFRGTAVSVVRIKNLVGDLLNEEKKANLLLEFYDLSYPGSNGVFYDSIKVIDAAHVFQSTIDFGSRQYAFLAQPSATYWAAHTSWITWFTKFGSLLFSALLAVYVLVATAHTFNVEKLVAQRTSQLHESEARLRAILANAAEGIITTDAHGLITSANQSAEILLDYSTGALFGRNILELFPEVESATFLAAYLNDHIESDMTGDNTISTATAARKEVVAKKRTHEEIPLELAMAKVALGTQNLVVLILHDLSERKRIEKLKSEFVSSVSHELRTPLTSIRGALGLLAGGVGGGLSDQAKTLVTMANNNASRLTLLINDLLDFEKLEYGGIQFNIEKIILRDLVKQSIEANQGYAQNFSIKMQFFYEASPASMVSVDTQRLMQVLSNLLSNAIKFSQQNGVVEIHIRQIADWVRLEVVDFGIGISADFQKNIFQKFSQEDAKATRKYAGTGLGLSLSKSMIEKMSGKIGFYSVEGHGSTFYVELPLAS, from the coding sequence ATGCAGGTTGCTGTAAAACGCATGTCTGACGGTCTAAGATCCAGCTTATTGCTCCAAATTTTATGTTTGACTTTGGTGTATGCCATATTGGGACGCTTGTCTCTGCTTCTAGCGATTCCTCCTGGTTATGCCGTTGCGATCTACCCACCAGCAGGTATTGCGCTCGGCATAATTCTGACCCGAGGATATCGTCTGCTACCTGGCGTTGCACTGGGTTCACTGATTGTGAACTTGCTCATCGCTTGGGAACCAGCTCACAAGATTACAAGCAACAATTTGCTGCTTGCCACAGTACTAGCCAGCGGCGCTTGTATGCAGGCTTTCCTCAGTAGCTATCTAGTTCAAAAACAATTAAATAAGCAATTACAGAAACATACAAAGAAACCAATACAGTTCAGCAATGAACTTGCATTAGATACCGATCAGGATATTTTTACCTTTTTTATCATGGGTGCAGTTTTAGGTTGTCTGGTTAGCGCTAGCTGGGGTGTAATCGCTCTCTATGGATTTGGGATCATATCCTTATCCGATATCAGCAGTCATTGGCTGACATGGTGGATAGGCGATACTTTGGGAGTTTTGATTACCACGCCACTCATCCTGATTTTGTTTGCCAGACCAAGAGAAATTTGGCAATTCAGACGCTACGGAGTCATGCTCCCTTTGGTTATTTGTCTGATTACTGTCATCATCGCCTTCGTTTTTATCCGTAACAGAGAAGACCAAAAACAGCGACTTGAGTTCCGTTTGGAAGCAGAGAGAATTAGCCAGAAACTACAAAATAACCTTAATGCGCATGCAGATGCGGTCAAAGATTTAGAACGCCTGTATTCAGCATCAGAAAAAGTATCCCGCACTGAATTCCATATTTTTACTGAACATCCGCTCACCACACTAAAAGAAATTACTGATCTGCTTTGGGTGCCTAGAGTGCTACGCGCGGATAAAACGAAGTTTGAAGAATCCGTATTACGTGAAGGCTTTATCAGCTTCCAAATTACTGAAAAAAATAGTAACGGAAAAACTGTCCCCGCAGAAGACCGTGAGGATTACTTCCCTATCACCTACATAGAGCCATTTGAAAACGGTAAAAGAGTATTTGGTTTTGACATGGGCAGCACCGCCATCAGGCGCAATGCGATAGAAGAAGCGCGAGATAGCGGCAAACTTGCCGTCACCGATCCCCTGGTACTTCTGTCGGGGGACGACAAGTATTTTTCCGTCTTGTTATACGCACCTATTTATGCACGGGGCAAGTCCGTGACCAATATACAAGAAAGACGTGACGCATTTCGGGGTACCGCAGTCAGCGTTGTAAGAATAAAAAATCTGGTCGGTGATTTATTGAATGAAGAAAAAAAAGCCAATCTCTTACTTGAATTTTATGACCTGTCTTACCCTGGAAGTAATGGTGTTTTTTATGACTCAATCAAAGTCATCGACGCCGCTCATGTTTTCCAATCCACGATTGATTTTGGTAGTCGACAATATGCGTTTCTGGCGCAACCATCAGCGACCTATTGGGCGGCTCATACATCATGGATCACCTGGTTCACCAAATTTGGCAGCTTACTGTTTTCCGCCTTATTAGCTGTTTATGTACTGGTAGCGACCGCACATACTTTTAATGTAGAAAAATTAGTCGCGCAACGCACCAGTCAACTGCATGAAAGTGAAGCCCGCTTGCGTGCCATCTTAGCCAATGCCGCAGAGGGGATCATCACAACAGATGCGCACGGACTAATCACATCCGCCAATCAATCCGCAGAGATATTGCTCGATTATTCAACAGGTGCATTATTTGGACGTAATATTCTGGAGCTTTTCCCAGAAGTAGAATCAGCCACTTTTTTAGCAGCCTATCTGAATGACCATATAGAATCTGACATGACAGGCGACAACACCATCAGCACCGCCACAGCGGCACGTAAAGAAGTGGTCGCTAAAAAAAGAACTCATGAAGAAATTCCGCTAGAACTAGCGATGGCTAAAGTAGCGTTAGGAACACAAAATTTAGTGGTTTTAATTTTGCATGATTTGTCTGAACGAAAACGCATAGAAAAACTTAAAAGCGAATTTGTCTCCTCTGTATCGCACGAGTTACGTACACCACTCACCTCCATCCGTGGTGCACTTGGCTTGTTGGCGGGTGGTGTTGGCGGAGGATTGTCAGATCAGGCAAAAACTTTAGTCACGATGGCAAACAACAATGCTTCTCGCCTGACCTTGTTGATTAATGATTTGCTGGATTTTGAAAAATTAGAATATGGCGGTATCCAATTCAATATAGAAAAAATTATCTTGCGTGACCTAGTCAAACAAAGCATTGAAGCGAACCAGGGATATGCTCAAAACTTCTCCATCAAAATGCAGTTTTTCTACGAAGCCTCACCAGCGTCGATGGTCAGTGTTGATACCCAGAGATTAATGCAAGTATTGTCCAATTTACTTTCAAACGCGATCAAATTTTCCCAACAAAATGGCGTAGTAGAAATTCATATCCGTCAGATTGCAGATTGGGTCAGACTAGAAGTTGTGGACTTTGGGATTGGAATTTCTGCGGACTTCCAAAAAAACATTTTCCAAAAATTTAGTCAGGAAGACGCTAAAGCAACCCGTAAATATGCGGGCACTGGCTTGGGACTGAGCTTGTCTAAGTCAATGATAGAAAAGATGTCTGGCAAAATTGGCTTCTATAGTGTGGAGGGTCATGGCTCCACTTTTTACGTTGAATTACCGTTGGCGTCGTAG